The segment TACCGAAAAGCGACCACAATAAATATGACCAAAAACCCCCATTTCACCTATCGCCCGATTGGCATCCTGTGCTCCCCCTATGCCCGCCGCATTGATGCCCCTCATCAAAGCACGGTGGTGGAAGGGACGGAGAGCGGTGAGTTGGCGCTTGCCACTCTGGAGCTGGAGGATTGGCTGGACGAAAAAGTCCTTCAGGATCTGAGCGGTTTCGACCGGCTTTGGCTTATCTTCGCTTTTCATCGCAGTGAAGGCTGGAAAAGCACCGTCAAGCCGCCGCGGGGGGGAGAAAAGCGGGGCATTTTCGCCACCAGGTCTCCGCATCGTCCCAATCCTATTGGCCTGTCGGCGGTCGAATTAGTCAGGATTGAAGGTCGGACGCTGCACCTGCGCGGGGTTGACCTCCTCGATGGCACCCCGGTTCTCGATATCAAACCCTATGTGCCCTACGCGGATGCTTTTCCGGAAGCCAGGGCCGGCTGGATCGACGAACTCGATACCAAGCTGGGGCGTTATTTTGCGCCTGGACCGAAAAAACCCCGGTAATTCAGTAGGCTGGGAGGACACACCGGTCTGTCTTTGCCATCCGTATGCATTTTTCCTTACTCCCGTCGCACAACAAAACAGCGTGGCTTGTCTGTTTTCCGGTATCCGGTACTCTTTACAGTGGAAAAACTCGTCCTCCTCCTTTATTGTTTTGCAGCGTCTTTCGCACTGTCAGCTCACAGTAGAACAACCTCGAAAGGAATCATCAGATGATGAGGGTGCTCGTATCCATTTTTGTGGCAGGGATTATGAGTGTCAGTGTCTGTGCTGCTGCCCCTCCGGACAAGACACCCGCCCAGACAATCATTGCCCCTGTTCCGCCGCCGGCACCACAAGTAGCGTCTGAAGTGGTTCTGTTGGATGAAAAACCGGTCCTGACAATTTCCTCAGGGGTTCTTTCCTTTACGCCAGCGGAGCGAGCTAGGGCGATTTCCGAACGATTGGCCAGATTGATCAGTAGTCCGCTGCTCACGGCCGAGATGATCATGGTTGCCAACAATGAGGTCACCAGCGATATCGTGGTGAAAGATCTGGTGCTGATGGCCGTGACCGAGGCGGATGCGCAGACCCAGGGCAAATCCCGCCAGGAGTTGGCGCAGGAGTATGTGGAAAAGATCCGGAGTGCGGTCATTGAGTACCGTTCGGAACGGAGTTTACGACAACTTTTCATTGATGCTGTTCAGGCCGTGGCGTTGACGCTGCTATTGGTTGTTCTGCTCTTATTACTCAAGCGCTATCTCCCGCACGTGGAAGCCCTGATTACCTCCTGGAAGGGGACCCGTATCCGTTCGATCCAATTTCAGTCCATTGAAGTCCTCAATGCCGACCGGATCGTGGCGATGCTCCTGTCATTCCTCCGTTTTATGCGAGTGATGCTGGTGATCGGCCTGCTCTATCTTTATATTCCCCTGGTATTGAGTTTCTTCCCGATGACCGAAGGGGTAGCGGCCCGGCTCTTCGGTTATATCGAGACGCCGGTGGTCAGGATCGGGCAGGCGGTGCTGGCTTATCTCCCCAACATCTTCTTTGTCGCCGTAATTTGCGTCTGCACCTATTATGTTATCCGCTTCAGCCGCTTCCTGTTCAACGAGGTGGAGAAACAGCACATTTCCCTCCCCGGTTTTTATTCCGATTGGGCGATGCCGAGTTTCAAAATTGTCCGCTTTCTGATTATCGCCTTTGCCGTGGTGGTCGCCTTCCCTTATCTCCCCGGTTCTGATTCCCCGGCCTTTAAAGGAGTTTCGGTCTTTCTCGGAGTCCTCTTTTCCCTCGGTTCGACTTCGGCTGTCGCCAATGTCGTGGCCGGGACCATCCTCACCTATATGCGGGCTTTTACCCTGGGGGATCGGGTCAAGATTGCCGATACCATGGGGGATGTGATCGAGAAGACCTTGTTGGTGACCCGCATCCGGACGGCGAAAAACGTCGATATTACCATTCCCAACGCCATGGTTCTGGGCAGCCATATTGTTAACTACAGTTCTTCGGCGCGCCTTATTCTGCATACAACCATCACTATCGGCTATGACGCGCCCTGGCGGCAGGTGCATGAATTGCTGCTGGCCGCAGCCGCTTCAACTGAAAGGATTCTGCCGGATCCGCGCCCCTTTGTGTTGCAGACCGCCCTCAACGATTTTTATGTCAGTTACGAATTGAACGCCACCACCGATGCCCCCTCGGCGATGCCGGTCATCTATTCGGAGCTGCATAAAAATATCCAGGATCATTTCAACGAAGCCGGCGTTGAGATCATGTCTCCGCATTATTCTGCGTTGCGGGATGGTAATACAATCACGATCCCCGCGAATTACCTGGCAGCGGAATATCAGCCGGCGACGCACCGGATCAACATCACGGGCGACGCTGGCTGTTCGTCCATCTCATCTTCAGGAGGTAACAAATGAAACTGACATTTAT is part of the Deltaproteobacteria bacterium HGW-Deltaproteobacteria-4 genome and harbors:
- the tsaA gene encoding tRNA (N6-threonylcarbamoyladenosine(37)-N6)-methyltransferase TrmO, yielding MTKNPHFTYRPIGILCSPYARRIDAPHQSTVVEGTESGELALATLELEDWLDEKVLQDLSGFDRLWLIFAFHRSEGWKSTVKPPRGGEKRGIFATRSPHRPNPIGLSAVELVRIEGRTLHLRGVDLLDGTPVLDIKPYVPYADAFPEARAGWIDELDTKLGRYFAPGPKKPR
- a CDS encoding mechanosensitive ion channel protein, translating into MRVLVSIFVAGIMSVSVCAAAPPDKTPAQTIIAPVPPPAPQVASEVVLLDEKPVLTISSGVLSFTPAERARAISERLARLISSPLLTAEMIMVANNEVTSDIVVKDLVLMAVTEADAQTQGKSRQELAQEYVEKIRSAVIEYRSERSLRQLFIDAVQAVALTLLLVVLLLLLKRYLPHVEALITSWKGTRIRSIQFQSIEVLNADRIVAMLLSFLRFMRVMLVIGLLYLYIPLVLSFFPMTEGVAARLFGYIETPVVRIGQAVLAYLPNIFFVAVICVCTYYVIRFSRFLFNEVEKQHISLPGFYSDWAMPSFKIVRFLIIAFAVVVAFPYLPGSDSPAFKGVSVFLGVLFSLGSTSAVANVVAGTILTYMRAFTLGDRVKIADTMGDVIEKTLLVTRIRTAKNVDITIPNAMVLGSHIVNYSSSARLILHTTITIGYDAPWRQVHELLLAAAASTERILPDPRPFVLQTALNDFYVSYELNATTDAPSAMPVIYSELHKNIQDHFNEAGVEIMSPHYSALRDGNTITIPANYLAAEYQPATHRINITGDAGCSSISSSGGNK